A window of the Paenibacillus sp. genome harbors these coding sequences:
- a CDS encoding helix-turn-helix transcriptional regulator yields the protein MTVFSARLKELRRKHRMSMLELGNRIGTAKSTVAGYESGAREPALATVAEISRIFNVSSDYLLGVTDVPAPPARASDASGAPQNSLHWNGEPLSDEEIELLLKLLRAADDAKKQLRDATIRKSRGG from the coding sequence ATGACCGTTTTCTCGGCCAGACTCAAAGAATTGCGCAGAAAGCACCGGATGTCCATGCTCGAGCTCGGGAATCGGATCGGCACGGCCAAGAGTACCGTAGCCGGCTACGAAAGCGGCGCCCGGGAGCCAGCCCTTGCGACCGTCGCGGAAATCTCCCGCATTTTCAACGTCTCTTCAGATTACTTGCTCGGCGTGACCGACGTTCCCGCGCCTCCCGCCAGAGCGAGCGACGCTTCCGGCGCGCCCCAAAATTCGCTGCACTGGAACGGCGAGCCGTTGTCCGACGAGGAAATCGAGCTGCTGCTCAAGCTGCTTCGCGCGGCGGACGACGCGAAGAAGCAGCTCCGGGACGCTACGATTCGAAAATCGCGAGGAGGGTAA
- a CDS encoding GAF domain-containing protein, with protein MDRIVTSLKTFQLSKDVRQTVSKINRRLAGQKNVSDLLQQLYREEMIGSEHYIFMETKLRLNRICASIERHFEDDVCLGIYLFDQQEKRLWVGADPNVPLHYREYANGLCVAADINGSDGVPEYGRRIVSIHDVESSEHFVSLNHRRDLLKSNIRAFCTTPLVIGDKVIGNANLYSPRPKQWSADDHSKLRRQVADIEHRLLEVKERFIQAASTL; from the coding sequence ATGGACCGCATCGTCACTTCCTTAAAGACGTTCCAACTGTCGAAGGACGTCCGGCAAACCGTGAGCAAAATCAACCGCCGATTGGCCGGGCAGAAGAACGTTTCGGATCTGCTTCAACAATTGTACCGAGAGGAAATGATCGGTTCGGAGCATTATATCTTTATGGAAACGAAGCTGCGCCTCAACCGCATCTGCGCGTCGATCGAGCGGCACTTCGAAGACGACGTCTGTTTGGGCATTTATTTGTTCGACCAACAGGAGAAGCGTCTGTGGGTCGGCGCCGATCCGAACGTGCCGCTTCATTACCGCGAGTATGCCAACGGTCTTTGCGTGGCCGCCGATATTAACGGCAGCGACGGCGTTCCCGAGTACGGCAGGCGCATCGTATCCATCCATGACGTCGAATCGTCGGAGCATTTCGTCTCGCTCAACCATCGCCGCGATTTGTTGAAGTCGAACATTCGCGCCTTCTGCACGACCCCGCTCGTCATCGGGGACAAGGTGATCGGGAACGCGAATTTGTATTCGCCGCGCCCCAAACAATGGTCCGCGGACGATCATTCGAAGCTGCGGCGCCAGGTGGCGGACATCGAGCATCGGCTGCTGGAGGTCAAGGAGCGATTCATTCAGGCGGCCTCCACGTTATAG
- the cls gene encoding cardiolipin synthase, with translation MIWLTLALILFIFQVATIMIAEYRRPSKGFAWLSILFLLPIVGFVFYYFIAREYRHRKMIRRRSSRDVDQKVHRHPLPVVKTIQSAEQFPNPAMRGETRLFGLLRSFPDAAVTVCNETTVLASAQETYRLMLQDIERAEHHIHMLYYIWNDDIYGRKFHDVLIRKALEGVEVRVIYDGIGAYSTPKGFWDGLRRAGGQVHCFLPAFIALFDKRINFRNHRKITVVDGNIGYVGGINIGDEYTGKDKKLGYWRDTSVRIEGDAALELQRTFMNDWELVCGERLPYSEDYYPKHGVAEGEAVQIVPGGPDTQWDMILEMYFASFISAKERIYVTTPYLIPDQSLLMALKTAALAGVDVRIVIPGIADSKLTLWASLSYVEELLLAGVRVYRYCKGFMHAKTVVVDTHFAMTGTANMDLRSFFSNFEINAAFFDEHIVRRFLEDFLLDLDNSEEIELRGFARRGRLQRAKETIGRLLAPLL, from the coding sequence ATGATCTGGCTTACATTGGCGCTGATTTTATTCATTTTCCAAGTCGCAACGATTATGATCGCCGAATACCGGCGTCCTTCCAAAGGGTTCGCATGGCTGTCGATTTTGTTTCTGCTCCCGATCGTCGGATTCGTCTTCTACTATTTCATCGCCCGGGAGTATCGCCATCGCAAAATGATCCGCCGCCGCAGCAGCCGGGACGTCGACCAGAAGGTCCATCGGCATCCGCTGCCGGTCGTCAAAACGATTCAAAGCGCAGAGCAGTTCCCGAATCCGGCGATGCGCGGGGAGACGAGGCTGTTCGGCCTGCTGCGCAGCTTCCCCGATGCGGCGGTCACCGTCTGCAACGAGACGACGGTGCTCGCGTCCGCGCAGGAGACGTACCGGTTGATGCTGCAGGACATCGAGCGGGCGGAGCATCATATTCACATGCTCTATTACATATGGAACGACGATATCTATGGGCGAAAATTTCACGATGTGCTCATACGCAAAGCGCTGGAAGGCGTCGAGGTGCGCGTCATCTACGACGGCATCGGCGCGTATTCGACCCCGAAAGGGTTCTGGGACGGACTTCGCCGCGCGGGAGGGCAAGTGCACTGCTTTCTGCCTGCATTCATCGCGTTGTTCGACAAGCGGATCAATTTTCGAAACCACCGCAAAATTACGGTCGTCGACGGCAACATCGGGTACGTCGGAGGCATCAACATCGGCGACGAATATACGGGGAAGGACAAAAAGCTGGGGTATTGGCGCGATACGTCGGTACGGATCGAAGGGGACGCGGCGCTCGAGCTGCAGCGGACGTTCATGAACGACTGGGAGCTCGTCTGCGGCGAACGGCTCCCGTATTCGGAGGACTATTACCCGAAGCATGGCGTCGCCGAAGGCGAAGCGGTGCAAATCGTGCCGGGCGGGCCTGACACGCAGTGGGACATGATTCTCGAGATGTATTTCGCGTCGTTCATCTCCGCGAAGGAGCGCATTTACGTCACGACGCCGTATCTCATCCCGGACCAAAGCCTGCTTATGGCGCTCAAAACGGCGGCGCTCGCCGGCGTCGACGTCCGCATCGTCATTCCGGGCATCGCCGACTCGAAACTGACGCTGTGGGCGTCGCTGTCGTACGTCGAGGAGCTGCTGCTCGCCGGCGTGCGCGTTTACCGCTACTGCAAAGGCTTCATGCACGCGAAAACGGTCGTCGTCGACACGCATTTCGCGATGACGGGCACGGCCAACATGGATTTGCGAAGCTTCTTCAGCAATTTCGAAATCAACGCGGCGTTCTTCGACGAACATATCGTCCGCCGGTTTCTGGAAGATTTTCTGCTCGATTTGGACAACAGCGAGGAGATCGAGCTGCGCGGGTTCGCGCGCCGAGGCCGGCTGCAGCGCGCCAAGGAAACGATCGGACGGCTGCTGGCGCCGCTGCTCTAG
- a CDS encoding M23 family metallopeptidase, translating into MIRDWLTKKFTLLIIPEANRQVRRLRLPAFWLYAAPGIAGIVLAASALLAANHAALLHSRDALAADASAAQDALSATVAAKDAEIAKLQDEVVRLSQEAEAFAAKMAELRALEREILALSGEDDVPTAEAARADGDAVSVLSANVGGEFVPVDADDALRLSEETRDAIAAMNGEAERLENALQEALKEAERVAYLRRITPSIYPTTSTQITSFFGYRKDPFTRKSAYHRGIDFGGSVGDPIFATADGTVSRTGYERAMGNYIYVSHGNGLETVYMHLSKTLVKKGQKVKKGEKIGLLGSTGRSTGPHLHYEVHKNGAAINPKPYIQHQEG; encoded by the coding sequence ATGATTCGCGACTGGCTTACGAAGAAGTTTACTCTCTTGATCATTCCCGAAGCGAACCGCCAAGTGCGGCGGCTTCGGCTTCCGGCGTTCTGGCTGTACGCCGCGCCCGGCATCGCGGGGATCGTTCTGGCCGCCTCCGCGCTGCTCGCCGCGAACCATGCGGCGCTGCTGCATTCGCGCGACGCGCTCGCGGCCGACGCGTCCGCCGCGCAGGACGCTCTCTCGGCGACGGTGGCCGCGAAGGACGCCGAAATTGCGAAGCTGCAAGACGAAGTCGTTCGGCTCTCGCAGGAGGCGGAGGCGTTCGCGGCCAAGATGGCCGAGCTGCGGGCGCTGGAGCGCGAAATCCTGGCGCTGTCCGGCGAGGACGACGTTCCGACCGCCGAGGCGGCGCGCGCGGACGGGGATGCGGTCTCCGTCTTATCGGCGAACGTCGGCGGCGAATTCGTGCCCGTCGATGCGGACGACGCCCTGCGCCTCTCCGAGGAGACGCGGGATGCGATCGCTGCGATGAACGGCGAAGCCGAGCGGCTCGAGAACGCGCTGCAGGAAGCGCTGAAGGAAGCCGAACGAGTCGCGTATTTGCGGCGCATCACGCCGTCGATTTACCCGACGACCTCGACGCAAATTACGTCGTTCTTCGGCTACCGCAAAGATCCGTTTACGCGCAAAAGCGCCTATCATCGAGGGATCGATTTCGGCGGCAGCGTCGGCGATCCGATTTTCGCGACCGCGGACGGCACGGTGTCGCGGACCGGCTACGAGCGCGCGATGGGCAACTATATTTACGTCAGTCACGGGAACGGCTTGGAGACGGTGTACATGCATCTGTCGAAGACGCTCGTGAAGAAAGGCCAGAAAGTGAAGAAGGGCGAGAAGATCGGGCTGCTCGGCTCGACCGGCCGCAGCACCGGTCCGCATCTGCATTACGAGGTACATAAGAACGGCGCCGCGATCAACCCGAAGCCGTATATTCAACACCAGGAAGGATGA
- a CDS encoding DNA ligase, whose translation MNHSSPAEARGSGALALPSEPMGPIARDDIPEGPDWGYQLKWDGVRALARVDRGDVELFSRKLLRKNDTYPEVVRRLQRLEGSYLLDGEIVYFDAARGRPVFQKVLQRERTRTASALARSSAEAPVSYVLFDLLAIDGEDLRDRPYAERYARLREAFPPDGDPALFVTDLFRDGPALWQWVEERGWEGIVSKRLSAPYAEGKRHKDSYKKRTIQRYDAVCVGVTFREGRVASLALLYEGVYLGRASLGLNERSRAALAAYASAHRAAASPFPGGTAPAELKRETVVWLDRPFPVAVTGLEITADGLLRHPKLAEPAALEQFLTAAITAGRN comes from the coding sequence ATGAACCATTCGAGCCCCGCCGAAGCCCGCGGGAGCGGCGCGCTCGCACTGCCCTCCGAACCGATGGGGCCGATCGCCCGAGACGACATTCCCGAGGGACCGGATTGGGGATATCAGCTGAAATGGGACGGCGTCCGCGCGCTCGCGCGCGTCGACCGCGGCGACGTCGAGCTGTTCTCGAGAAAGCTGCTCCGCAAAAACGACACGTACCCGGAGGTCGTGCGACGGCTCCAGCGGCTCGAGGGCTCTTATTTGCTGGACGGCGAAATCGTCTACTTCGACGCGGCGCGCGGTCGTCCCGTCTTCCAGAAGGTGCTGCAGCGCGAACGGACCCGCACCGCCTCCGCCTTGGCGCGCAGCAGCGCGGAAGCGCCGGTGTCGTACGTGCTGTTCGATCTGCTCGCGATCGACGGCGAGGATCTGCGCGACCGGCCGTACGCGGAGCGCTACGCGCGGCTGCGGGAGGCGTTCCCTCCGGACGGCGACCCTGCCTTGTTCGTGACCGATCTATTCCGCGACGGTCCGGCGCTGTGGCAGTGGGTCGAGGAGCGCGGCTGGGAAGGCATCGTCAGCAAGCGGCTGTCCGCGCCGTACGCGGAAGGCAAGCGGCACAAGGATTCGTATAAGAAGCGGACGATCCAGCGTTACGACGCCGTCTGCGTCGGCGTGACGTTCCGCGAAGGCCGGGTCGCCAGCCTCGCGCTTCTGTACGAGGGCGTCTACCTCGGCCGCGCCTCGCTCGGGCTCAACGAGCGGAGCCGCGCCGCTCTCGCCGCCTATGCGTCCGCGCACCGCGCCGCCGCCAGCCCGTTCCCCGGCGGGACCGCCCCCGCCGAACTGAAGCGCGAGACGGTCGTTTGGCTCGACCGTCCGTTCCCCGTCGCCGTCACGGGGCTCGAGATTACGGCGGACGGACTGCTGCGCCACCCGAAGCTTGCGGAGCCCGCCGCGCTGGAGCAGTTTCTGACCGCCGCGATCACCGCAGGCCGCAACTAA
- a CDS encoding DNA polymerase domain-containing protein — protein MANATYAPSRAQKGVVTIDGQEIVVTNPNKPLWPDIGITKLEFLDRLIALSPYLLSYTSNRYLTTIRWPHGIHDESFYQKNCPKGAPDFVKTAELGGINYIVLDSLPTLLWLGNLACLEFHPSLHYVNDELPAEWLIDIDPTLEEEPRIMEAAKIVVDLLASLGIQSVAKTSGATGVQIYVPIRRGYTFEQLRAIGKFLGDYLVQTHPSLFTIERLKKDRGTLIYFDYLQHWYGKTLSAPYTPRAKKGGTLSTPLFYDELHPKVRPADFHLRNIEARLNAHGDLIRRVPPQSLDAVLAALKPR, from the coding sequence ATGGCGAACGCGACCTACGCCCCGTCCCGCGCGCAGAAAGGCGTCGTCACGATCGACGGACAGGAGATCGTCGTCACGAACCCGAACAAGCCGCTTTGGCCGGACATCGGCATCACGAAGCTCGAGTTTTTGGACCGATTGATCGCGCTCTCCCCTTATTTGCTTTCGTACACGTCGAACCGTTATTTAACGACGATCCGCTGGCCGCACGGCATCCACGACGAATCGTTTTATCAAAAAAACTGCCCCAAAGGCGCGCCCGACTTCGTCAAGACGGCCGAGCTCGGCGGCATCAATTACATCGTGCTCGACTCGCTTCCGACGCTGCTGTGGCTCGGCAATTTGGCGTGCCTGGAATTCCATCCGTCCCTTCATTACGTGAACGACGAGCTGCCCGCGGAGTGGCTCATCGACATCGATCCGACGCTCGAGGAGGAGCCCCGCATCATGGAGGCGGCCAAAATCGTCGTCGACCTGCTCGCTTCGCTCGGCATCCAAAGCGTAGCCAAAACGTCCGGCGCGACCGGCGTCCAAATTTACGTGCCGATTCGCCGCGGGTACACGTTCGAGCAGCTGCGCGCCATCGGCAAATTTTTAGGCGATTATTTGGTCCAGACGCACCCGAGCTTGTTTACGATCGAACGGTTGAAAAAAGACCGCGGCACGCTCATTTACTTCGATTACCTGCAGCATTGGTATGGGAAAACGTTGTCCGCCCCGTACACGCCGCGCGCCAAAAAGGGCGGCACCTTGTCCACCCCGCTGTTTTACGACGAACTGCATCCGAAGGTGAGGCCCGCCGACTTTCATCTGCGCAACATCGAAGCGCGGCTGAACGCGCACGGGGATTTGATCCGCCGCGTGCCGCCGCAGTCGCTCGACGCGGTGCTGGCCGCGCTGAAGCCCCGGTAA
- a CDS encoding FadR/GntR family transcriptional regulator: MDVSKLSKRNQYEHITEQIKRLIVDGELKAGDKLPSTKELSERFGVGRSTMREALSALKAMGLIDIRQGGASTVLAVPTTGIESLLVNKQTIMDLLEARQSFEISNAGLAARKRTEEDLAAFRAILTDMRDGLGDEAAGERTDLAFHRQLAKATHNSVLLTLFEAVSSQMELAIRETRRAELYASRSVSDRLYREHMAIFEAVERGDAAGAEARMRDHLEHVESMLMRHLRR; this comes from the coding sequence ATGGACGTTTCGAAGCTGTCCAAGCGGAACCAGTACGAGCACATTACGGAGCAAATCAAGCGGCTCATCGTGGACGGCGAACTGAAGGCGGGCGACAAGCTGCCGTCGACGAAGGAGCTTTCCGAGCGGTTCGGCGTCGGCCGGTCGACGATGCGGGAGGCGCTGAGCGCGCTGAAGGCGATGGGGCTCATCGACATTCGCCAGGGCGGCGCCAGCACGGTGCTCGCGGTGCCGACGACCGGCATCGAAAGCTTGCTCGTCAATAAGCAGACGATTATGGATCTGCTCGAGGCGCGCCAATCGTTCGAAATATCGAATGCCGGGCTCGCCGCCCGCAAGCGGACGGAGGAGGACCTCGCCGCGTTCCGGGCGATCCTGACCGACATGCGCGACGGACTCGGGGACGAAGCGGCCGGAGAGCGCACCGACCTCGCGTTCCACCGGCAGCTGGCGAAGGCGACGCACAACTCGGTGCTGCTGACGCTGTTCGAGGCCGTCTCGTCGCAGATGGAGCTGGCGATCCGCGAGACGCGGCGCGCCGAGCTGTACGCGAGCCGCTCGGTGTCCGACCGGCTGTACCGCGAGCACATGGCCATCTTCGAGGCCGTGGAGCGCGGCGACGCGGCCGGCGCGGAGGCGCGCATGCGCGATCATCTCGAGCATGTGGAGAGCATGCTGATGCGGCATTTGCGCCGGTAA
- a CDS encoding YitT family protein, which yields MNAAAMGPKPSQHHRLSKAKLLRRTLFLTLGAALMSVGLEIFLVPNNIIDGGIVGISIIASHLTHVPLGAFLLLLNLPFLFLGYKQIGKTFALSTLYAVAVMSIGTTLLHPIPPLTIDPLLAAVFGGIILGVGVGMVIRSGGSLDGTEIVAILLSKKTAFSVGEFVMFINVFILGSAGFVFGWDRAMYSLIAYYIAFKMIDVTIEGFDESKAVWIISDTYEEIGEAIMQRLGRGVTYLNGEGGFTGGAKKVIFCVITRLEEAKLKSIVEERDPGAFLAVGNIHDVKGGRFKKKDIH from the coding sequence ATGAACGCCGCCGCCATGGGTCCGAAGCCGTCGCAGCACCACCGGTTGTCCAAAGCGAAGCTGCTCCGGCGCACGTTATTCTTAACGCTGGGCGCCGCTTTGATGTCCGTCGGTCTCGAAATTTTCCTAGTCCCCAACAACATCATCGACGGAGGCATCGTCGGCATCTCGATCATCGCCTCCCATCTGACGCACGTCCCGCTCGGCGCTTTCCTGCTCCTGCTCAATCTTCCGTTCTTATTTTTGGGTTATAAGCAAATCGGCAAAACGTTCGCATTATCCACCCTGTACGCCGTCGCGGTCATGTCGATCGGCACGACGCTGCTGCATCCGATTCCGCCGCTTACGATCGATCCGCTGCTCGCCGCCGTGTTCGGGGGCATCATTCTCGGCGTCGGCGTCGGCATGGTGATCCGTTCGGGCGGTTCGCTCGACGGCACCGAAATCGTCGCGATCCTGCTCAGCAAAAAGACGGCGTTCTCCGTAGGCGAATTCGTCATGTTCATCAACGTCTTCATTCTCGGCAGCGCCGGCTTCGTGTTCGGCTGGGACCGGGCGATGTATTCGTTGATCGCGTATTATATCGCTTTTAAAATGATCGACGTGACGATCGAAGGCTTCGACGAATCGAAAGCGGTGTGGATCATCAGCGATACGTACGAGGAAATCGGCGAAGCGATCATGCAGCGGCTCGGCCGCGGGGTGACGTACTTGAACGGCGAAGGCGGCTTTACCGGCGGCGCCAAGAAGGTCATCTTCTGCGTCATTACCCGCCTCGAGGAAGCGAAGCTGAAATCGATCGTCGAAGAGCGGGATCCCGGCGCGTTCCTCGCCGTCGGCAACATTCATGACGTGAAGGGCGGCCGTTTCAAAAAGAAAGACATCCACTGA
- a CDS encoding LutB/LldF family L-lactate oxidation iron-sulfur protein — translation MSSVNHGSGLATVKERAGVALNDEFLRNAVKFTTERLRNGKKTASAEHGNWDDWRERGRQIRLHTIAHLDYYLNQFIENARANGVHIHFADTGAEAVDIALAIAKNVGARSVVKSKSMVSEELHLNAALEKVGIESIETDLGEYIIQLANETPSHIIIPAIHKNRYQIAELLSKDAGETLPPETTVLAGFVRKKLREKFLEADIGMTGCNFAIAESGSMVLFENEGNARMVTTVPKTQITLMGMERIIPTWDDLEVMATLLPRSATGQRLTVYMSGITGPRRTNDGDGPEEMHIIIVDNGRSLQLGDPEFQELLNCIRCGACLNACPVYRHIGGHAYGGTYSGPIGAVLTPALNKNVAEWDDIANASSLCGACYEACPVKIPLHDMLVYLRKRKVSSGNGDPLEKIGMKGFQVLMSNASRFTGAVKLAKFGQPLLARDGAIKAKIGPLKGWNSYRHAPTLPSESFRDRWESLKGELNRTAEPLAGEARRRMEEALAKRKTGGHGHD, via the coding sequence CGACGGTCAAAGAACGCGCGGGCGTCGCGCTGAACGACGAGTTTTTGCGCAATGCGGTGAAGTTTACGACGGAGCGGCTTCGGAACGGCAAGAAAACCGCGTCCGCGGAGCACGGCAACTGGGACGATTGGCGAGAGCGCGGGCGGCAAATCCGGCTTCATACGATCGCGCACCTGGATTACTACCTGAACCAATTTATCGAGAACGCCCGCGCGAACGGGGTGCATATCCATTTCGCGGATACGGGGGCGGAAGCGGTCGACATCGCGCTCGCGATCGCGAAGAACGTCGGCGCGCGCTCGGTCGTCAAATCGAAATCGATGGTGAGCGAGGAGCTGCATTTGAACGCGGCGCTCGAGAAGGTCGGCATCGAGTCGATCGAGACGGATCTCGGCGAATATATTATCCAGCTCGCGAACGAAACGCCGTCGCACATCATCATCCCGGCGATTCATAAGAACCGGTACCAAATCGCCGAGCTGCTGTCGAAGGACGCGGGCGAGACGCTGCCGCCGGAGACGACGGTGCTCGCCGGCTTCGTCCGGAAAAAGCTGCGCGAGAAATTCCTCGAAGCGGACATCGGCATGACCGGCTGCAATTTCGCGATCGCGGAGAGCGGTTCGATGGTGCTGTTCGAAAACGAAGGCAACGCGCGCATGGTCACGACGGTGCCGAAAACGCAAATTACGCTCATGGGCATGGAGCGGATCATTCCGACGTGGGACGACCTCGAGGTGATGGCGACGCTGCTGCCGCGCTCGGCCACAGGCCAGCGGCTGACCGTCTATATGTCCGGCATTACCGGTCCGCGCCGGACGAACGACGGCGACGGCCCCGAAGAGATGCACATCATCATCGTCGACAACGGCCGTTCGCTGCAGCTCGGCGATCCGGAGTTCCAAGAGCTGCTCAACTGCATTCGCTGCGGAGCATGCCTCAACGCTTGCCCGGTGTACCGCCATATCGGCGGCCACGCGTACGGCGGCACGTACAGCGGTCCGATCGGCGCGGTGTTGACGCCGGCGCTCAATAAGAACGTCGCGGAATGGGACGACATCGCGAACGCGTCGAGCTTGTGCGGCGCCTGCTACGAAGCTTGTCCGGTCAAAATTCCGCTGCACGATATGCTGGTGTATTTGCGCAAACGCAAAGTGTCGAGCGGCAATGGCGACCCGCTCGAGAAGATCGGCATGAAAGGGTTCCAAGTGCTCATGTCGAACGCCTCCCGTTTCACCGGCGCGGTGAAGCTTGCGAAGTTCGGGCAGCCGCTGCTGGCGAGAGACGGGGCGATCAAGGCGAAAATCGGTCCGCTGAAAGGCTGGAATTCGTACCGCCACGCGCCGACGCTGCCGAGCGAATCGTTCCGCGACCGGTGGGAGTCGCTGAAGGGCGAGCTGAACCGGACGGCGGAGCCGCTCGCGGGCGAAGCGCGGCGCCGGATGGAAGAAGCGCTGGCGAAACGGAAGACGGGAGGGCACGGTCATGACTAA
- a CDS encoding LutC/YkgG family protein has translation MTNDLLKQLEERSRAKQAQFIGNIASRLGRPQVREKPRHPFKGAPAFWDEFELALDERIQLFSDNWTKAGGHVVRHASMEEAKSWIVGKASELKAKLLLRQNQPELNELGIEAELPDAEVVVWDEAPRDERLTVAAGADIGLVVVDHAVAYTGSIVVKSSEQKGRSVSLLPTALFAIIPADRMKTRLGEVLRPLDATPREDLPAGVHFISGPSRSADIENDLTIGVHGPGVVYAIIVG, from the coding sequence ATGACTAACGATCTGTTGAAACAGCTGGAGGAGCGGTCCCGCGCGAAGCAGGCGCAGTTCATCGGCAACATCGCGAGCCGGCTCGGCCGACCGCAGGTGCGCGAGAAGCCGCGGCATCCGTTCAAGGGAGCGCCGGCGTTCTGGGACGAGTTCGAACTCGCGCTGGATGAGCGCATTCAGCTGTTCAGCGACAACTGGACGAAGGCGGGCGGCCACGTCGTGCGGCATGCGTCGATGGAAGAGGCAAAGTCGTGGATCGTCGGCAAAGCGTCCGAGCTGAAGGCGAAGCTGCTGCTGCGCCAAAACCAGCCGGAGCTGAACGAGCTCGGCATCGAAGCGGAGCTGCCGGACGCCGAGGTCGTCGTCTGGGACGAAGCGCCGCGCGATGAGCGGCTGACGGTGGCGGCCGGCGCGGACATCGGGCTCGTCGTCGTCGATCACGCGGTAGCGTACACGGGCTCGATCGTCGTGAAGTCGTCCGAACAGAAGGGACGCTCGGTCAGCCTGCTGCCGACGGCGCTGTTCGCGATCATCCCGGCGGATCGGATGAAGACGCGCCTCGGCGAAGTGCTGCGGCCGCTCGACGCGACGCCGCGCGAGGATTTGCCGGCCGGCGTCCACTTCATCAGCGGCCCGAGCCGCTCCGCCGATATCGAGAACGATCTGACGATCGGCGTTCACGGCCCGGGCGTCGTCTACGCGATCATCGTAGGGTAG
- a CDS encoding polymer-forming cytoskeletal protein: MMFKGKRIDVAATDTLIGEGSVFEGTIKSEASLRIEGRMLGDIECSGDVTVGEGGEAQSNIAARNVVIAGVVRGDVTTRGTLTLTATGKLYGNVRCQSLVVNAGAVFQGASRMDGAGVAETASEQPAAPTGSGAGAGAAAV, translated from the coding sequence ATGATGTTTAAAGGGAAACGGATCGACGTCGCCGCGACCGATACGCTGATCGGGGAAGGCAGCGTCTTCGAGGGGACGATCAAGTCCGAGGCGAGCCTGCGCATCGAAGGGCGCATGCTCGGCGACATCGAATGCAGCGGCGACGTGACGGTCGGCGAAGGCGGCGAAGCGCAGTCGAACATCGCGGCCCGGAACGTCGTCATCGCCGGCGTCGTGCGCGGCGACGTGACGACGAGGGGCACGCTGACGCTGACGGCGACCGGCAAGCTGTACGGCAACGTGCGCTGTCAGTCGCTCGTCGTGAACGCGGGCGCCGTCTTCCAGGGCGCGAGCCGCATGGACGGCGCGGGCGTCGCGGAGACGGCCTCGGAGCAGCCGGCGGCGCCGACCGGCTCAGGCGCAGGCGCTGGCGCGGCGGCGGTATAG